In the Plasmodium chabaudi chabaudi strain AS genome assembly, chromosome: 13 genome, one interval contains:
- a CDS encoding syntaxin-6, putative, whose protein sequence is MKAENNDPFYEAEREVHISVKKLQHMYSNWNSLPDKNSILAKEKYYLMKDEIKYLNKDVDDLENSIDVVKKNTHKFNISTEEIENRTKSLKNIRAILNDVASDLTNTVLSPNNYMMDDYNNMAINKQNDDLEELAESAERLHNAAITINTELKDQQRLLDELESEMDNSNEKMNFVTKKISDYLQTNNPKILSLILYLTGISIFLLFVLVVS, encoded by the exons ATGAAAgcagaaaataatgatccATTTTATGAAGCGGAACG GGAAGTCCATATTtctgtaaaaaaattacagcACATGTATAGCAACTGGAATAGCTTACctgataaaaattcaat cctagcaaaagaaaaatactACTTAATGaaagatgaaataaaatatttaaataaagatgTTGATGATTTAGAGAATTCGATTGAtgttgttaaaaaaaacacacataaatttaatattagcaccgaagaaatagaaaatagAACAAAAtcgttaaaaaatattcgcGCCATTCTAAATGATGTTGCATCGGATTTAACAAATACG gtCTTGAGCcctaataattatatgatggATGACTATAACAAc atGGCAATAAACAAACAGAATGATGACTTAGAAGAGCTAGCAGAATCTGCAGAAAGATTACATAATGCCGCCATTACAATAAATACAGAATTGAAAGACCAACAACg gCTTCTTGATGAACTAGAAAGCGAAATGGACAATTCAA atgaaaaaatgaattttgtcacaaaaaaaatatccgACTATTTGCAAACAAACA atcccaaaattttatcattaataCTTTACCTAACCGGaatatctatttttttgttatttgtCTTAGTggtttcataa
- a CDS encoding aminomethyltransferase, putative produces MSTHFLCQLKNRKLIQVSGEASFKFLQNLTTNDLNKIINEKDFIINKSLPKNILFNKIEDGKYQISNSNIKHKKLITGLPSLFLSNNGKILFDCIIYNIKYIYDQNIFPIFYIDCNANSLTTLLNILEKRKLSCDVDFKEINNIAVYQLLPCISLLSQKICYNNISNSNKQNSNNYNDGYEDFINTCNDLLDISNNEGAFFFSKDQRHDLLGYRIYDIIDKETNFINEYIKCNTKKDQTLTSRKEIHTHNNNNIKNTYSFKNEASDLLNKFEKEEKVKLTNELLYDFFKLNLGVIENLYDYYTFFKDGKTINNDDLNLTNNISHNDTNNSKNSKPINSRDMFNFKDLSPFDINYDKQNYISKDKGCYIGQEVINRTRNKLLINKYKLSLCINYSYYDMFMDNQHNLDKHIYKDFPYYKYIQNINNNHLFKSSFFLLQNITQNNKNVINYKHQYDVIIQNNDINSDQANNMITIGYIYFYNNVMGLCFLINKKIEHIKNDLYQQSSKIYMKSRSSDTCHRISLIHF; encoded by the coding sequence ATGAGTACACACTTTCTTTGTCAGTTAAAAAATAGGAAGCTTATTCAAGTTTCAGGAGAAGCTTCCTTTAAATTTCTTCAAAATTTAACTACGaatgatttaaataaaataataaatgaaaaggattttattataaataaaagcttgcctaaaaatatattatttaataaaattgaagatGGAAAATATCAAATTAGTAACTCTAATATaaagcataaaaaattgataacTGGCTTGccttcattatttttatcaaataatgggaaaatattatttgattgtataatatataatataaaatatatttatgaccaaaatatatttcctatattttatatagatTGCAATGCAAACTCATTGACcacattattaaatatattagaaaAGAGAAAGTTATCCTGTGATGTCGATTTTAAAgagataaataatattgctGTTTATCAGCTCTTACCATGTATATCATTATTGAGTCAGAAAATTTGCTATAACAATATAAGTAATtctaataaacaaaatagcaataattataatgacGGTTATGAAGATTTCATAAATACTTGTAACGATCTCTTAGATATATCCAATAATGAAGGcgcatttttcttttctaaAGATCAAAGGCATGATTTATTGGGTTATAGAATTTATGATATAATAGATAAAGAGacaaattttatcaatgaatatattaaatgtaatacaaaaaaagatCAAACTTTAACAAGCCGTAAAGAAATACATACACACAACAATAAcaacattaaaaatacttacagctttaaaaatgaagcATCTGATTTACTCAACAAATTTGAAAAGGAAGAAAAAGTAAAGCTTACAAATGAATTGTTATACGATTTCTTTAAACTCAATTTAGGAGTGattgaaaatttatacgattattatactttttttaaagatgGCAAAACtattaataatgatgacTTAAATTTGACTAATAATATCAGTCACAATGATACCAATAATTCGAAGAATTCAAAACCAATAAACAGTAGAGATatgtttaattttaaagacTTATCTCCTTTTGATATAAACTatgataaacaaaattatatatcaaaaGATAAAGGTTGTTATATAGGGCAAGAAGTAATAAACAGAACTAGAAATAAATtgcttataaataaatataaactatCACTTTGTATTAATTATAGTTATTATGATATGTTTATGGATAACCAACACAATTTAGataagcatatatacaaaGATTTCccttattataaatatattcaaaatattaataataatcatttGTTTAAGTcgtcattttttttactccAAAATATAACGCAGAACaacaaaaatgttattaaCTACAAGCATCAGTACGATGTgattattcaaaataacGATATAAATAGTGACCAAGCGAATAATATGATTACAattggatatatatatttttataacaatGTAATGggtttatgttttttaataaataaaaaaatagagcatataaaaaatgatttgtATCAACAATCTTCaaagatatatatgaaaagcAGATCCAGTGACACATGCCACAGAATTTCGCTTATACATTTCTAA
- a CDS encoding leucine-rich repeat protein — translation MEEDSNAKDREIIKKLTIVKISSLIKDGNISNCKELILKNKGIEECEELYQMKNLCKIDLSQNKIKDLSMIEMNLNLYHIVLQENLIDNINYLNNINNLIFLNLSNNKIKLIDNICQLKNLKTLILAYNEIEKVPNLSNLQSLETLILKNNNIEIFTKPAKEMPNLKKISLSFNKIRQFCFGSHFSNLQELRLNSNKLITIDKDIIYMASLKQLYIQNNYIMESDFLNYINELKNIKSIVISDNPFFKNMNIELLNNFIQKSRNLITINSVPIPRDKKFVTFPFNASHNLSSTENYGNSNSNKKDNKKNMKTQNFFKVKKDNFHKKSKKNNYKNIKQ, via the coding sequence ATGGAAGAAGATAGTAATGCGAAGGATAGAGAGATTATCAAAAAGTTAACTATTGTTAAAATCTCATCCTTAATTAAGGATGGGAATATATCAAATTGCAAAGAACTTATTTTAAAGAATAAAGGTATAGAAGAATGTGAAGAATTATATCAgatgaaaaatttatgtaaaatCGATTTAagccaaaataaaattaaagattTGTCAATGATTGAaatgaatttaaatttatatcatatagTATTAcaagaaaatttaattgataatataaattatttgaataatataaataatttaatatttttaaatttgtcaaataataagataaaattaatagacAATATATgtcaattaaaaaatctaAAAACGTTAATATTAGCTTATAATGAAATTGAAAAAGTTCcaaatttatcaaatttacAAAGTTTGGAaacattaattttaaaaaataataatattgaaatatttacaaaaccAGCAAAAGAAATGCccaacttaaaaaaaatatctttatcatttaataaaattagacAATTTTGTTTTGGTTCTCATTTTTCTAACCTTCAAGAATTAAGATTAAATTcgaataaattaataactattgataaagatataatttatatggcttctttaaaacaattatatatacaaaataattatattatggaatccgattttttaaattatataaacgAACTAAAGAATATCAAAAGTATAGTCATTTCAGACAAtcccttttttaaaaatatgaatatagaactattgaataattttattcaaaaatCTAGAAATTTAATTACTATTAATTCTGTACCAATTCCCcgtgataaaaaatttgttacATTCCCATTTAATGCTTCACATAATTTATCTTCCACCGAAAACTATGGTAACTctaattcaaataaaaaggataataagaagaatatgaaaacacaaaacttttttaaggtcaaaaaagataattttcataagaaatcaaaaaaaaacaattataaaaatataaaacaatga
- a CDS encoding rhoptry neck protein 2, putative: MLKATIGIILFICVNTDIIRAEHKENVVNTKFVRQQSPTYNPNKKGDVIFYMPEHNGEIHGTNNKSENINLKNKSTDNIKIGHNTAAEINQGLGYYSGNSTNVNNNINQYKNHQEQFKSMNYQKHGSFGNQLESINKSAHLYNNKNNSYSSDGNNNYSIERWGNKGSSDINNGNNNSYGLYGNISDKVHNNVYNDSKYNNSNFNIDKINNNDKENNKTYKSYLNLYVSDNRISPIGNNGRPGHLISHFNNPNQKLEFLHGFDGLFNQNNLGMNYGGNYGFNGIHVKGKGEHENFGNYGQNLGPNKAIEYPQTVNGNNVGSYKAIEYPQTVNGNNVGSYKAIEYPKTVNGNNVGSDNATEYPRTVNGNNVGSDNATEHPQTVNGNNVGSDNATEHPQTVNGNNVGSDNATEHPQTVNGNNVGSDNATEHPQTVNGNNVGSDNATEHPQTVNGNNVGSDNATEHPQTVNGNNVGSDNATEHPQTVNGNNVGSDNATEHPQTVNGNNVGSDNATEHPQTVNGNNVGSDNATEHPQTVNGNNVGSDNATEHPQTVNGNNVGSDNTMKYHQMGNGNNDTVPNFTGNDQEIFNNIRSLRPVNHEELYKNKMNPIIYNLHGTQNGNKDAVPYSISVSDSDSDSDSDIEYYSDSESNGSNSKTTNGNSENSYGDSSDSDSVLSSANKNTKGGSYDEANMFYRDNGQDRETKEKLMNSSESDDEIENPLHIKIPEGNINYHFSNYMNFDKKNILISNDTELLKMIGTDFSIGMRNYCSKKSISPKKGDYLDVSFEYSKKLETLREKTQLRVFKRKVKLITKENNILKQLENSLKREELSVDQKDTKLPPKSNEVKDEKTSELINKYNKVLEEYICHVLSNNPGGSPFEKLYYHNLAIGEIMKPIKTKYSHAATKSVALNYEIYILSSSNIYLFGHMLLLSLAYLSYNSYFTKGTKSFYSMETLLLANSDYSFFMLNEMCNVYYKPNKSFKKDLTFIPIELRPGRYSTYVGERRILCDTLELILNAVSLININEIYNVFYKNNVNGYENSVSFSNNAIRIFSQVCPRRNEKNTISCSFEDSNLYKKVVSEDNITEKANQKELKRAFDLLNAFSEMENTANDNNNYQHGSYIKLIMEQNLYTDFYKYLFWYENRELVKPRKSGTEIQNKSEISKYIYNQYMENHKIFESKFNVLPSGNLKTKAIVAFHSLIDRYSDFIKNKKLRSLYLKFVSYARHFLFMNSTISSMSRSNIEFVQMILDELQIQTNIPLKLIVRGNYFNMMDDLAKKDKLFYINLFILSSLSRKNPVKSYYNGKRELLKVSLSEKFATSTSAFIPHKLRRLVIGMKKGFLKKKLLKSLMKNRLLQHIPVNLLENIMTTFRFTTHSFATTALAQNADRGLARLSYKDKNPSEFVKSVFTKGGFPQYADKLMGEWFSKGFEEYKKEKIENLNLENELDKELNNFKRVAAPYLALQNISVDTVDTSLGDKKINKLIYNENDKWDHYINKEYVKALSAWIDLNKEEGIVNPSIFQAVQDSKYLLENNIEDNIFFSRTAKPTKQSGFRNALNKTLSLGKMLLRKPSFKVDHAVWFGATINMKKGLALLKKVSELHKLIRNEDESWLINEAFMEIVDHIILMTTPSKISFHAGYLRNPAMPVINPFYHELSHEERIKEIQDYMCYDHCSSLWKMLSTFALHHLKNPDSLQTYEEKFSKNSLGNQMTDKDFVNNFKMILGGDAALHFYDNLLPKSMKKDLKSMKYGVSLSFSYSLKLAKMVFGEMQLPHLSHMFYAQAPYFGHFIGKWQKERQQGRLKEVFAAMTLGTLSTYTMLSAMDITQHAKDIGMGPSTSCYTSLVPPPKSICIQQTVKAVLTNSTLTSMKSVFSVGLFAAITPYLFAPMAGLAAWGVLKSQFKVVNRIDMALKGAFKNMWNKFMSLKGIRRLKRIFRRIKLLRRKVIKNAEQKLEAIEQNPDADHNHKVAVQKIHNPTKGNYHYISYAKIAI; encoded by the coding sequence atgttaaaGGCTACAATTGgtatcattttatttatatgtgtgAACACAGATATTATACGTGCAGAACATAAGGAAAATGTAGTAAATACCAAATTTGTGAGACAACAAAGCCCAACTTACAATCCAAACAAGAAAGGagatgttattttttatatgcccGAACACAATGGTGAAATACATGGAACCAATAATAAGagtgaaaatattaatttaaaaaataaatcaacaGACAATATCAAAATAGGGCACAATACTGCCGCAGAAATAAATCAAGGACTTGGGTATTATTCAGGCAATTCAACAAAtgtgaataataatattaaccAATATAAGAATCACCAAGAGCAGTTTAAATCTATGAATTATCAGAAGCATGGATCCTTTGGAAATCAATTAGAATCAATAAACAAATCAgcacatttatataataataagaatAACTCATATTCTTCTGATgggaataataattattctaTAGAAAGATGGGGAAATAAGGGAAGTTCGGATATCAATAAcggaaataataattcctATGGATTATATGGTAATATATCTGATAAAGTGcataataatgtatataacgatagtaaatataataatagtaattttaatattgataaaattaataataatgataaagaaaataataaaacctATAAATCATACTTAAATTTGTATGTTTCAGATAATAGAATATCTCCTATTGGAAATAATGGAAGGCCTGGACACTTGATAAGTCATTTTAACAATCCTAATCAAAAACTTGAATTTTTACATGGTTTTGATGGCTTATTTAATCAAAACAATCTTGGTATGAACTATGGAGGTAATTATGGATTCAATGGAATACATGTCAAAGGAAAAGGAGAACATGAGAATTTTGGTAATTATGGTCAAAATTTAGGTCCAAATAAGGCTATAGAATACCCACAAACTGTAAACGGCAACAATGTAGGATCATATAAGGCTATAGAATACCCACAAACTGTAAACGGCAACAATGTAGGATCATATAAGGCTATAGAATACCCAAAAACTGTAAACGGCAATAATGTAGGATCAGATAATGCCACAGAATACCCACGAACTGTAAATGGTAATAACGTAGGATCAGATAATGCCACAGAACATCCACAAACAGTAAACGGCAATAATGTAGGATCAGATAATGCCACAGAACATCCACAAACAGTAAACGGCAATAACGTAGGATCAGATAATGCCACAGAACATCCACAAACAGTAAATGGTAATAATGTAGGATCAGATAATGCCACAGAACATCCACAAACAGTAAATGGCAATAACGTAGGATCAGATAATGCCACAGAACATCCCCAAACAGTAAATGGTAATAATGTAGGATCAGATAATGCCACAGAACATCCACAAACAGTAAATGGCAATAACGTAGGATCAGATAATGCCACAGAACATCCACAAACAGTAAACGGCAATAATGTAGGATCAGATAATGCCACAGAACATCCACAAACAGTAAACGGCAATAATGTAGGATCAGATAATGCCACAGAACATCCACAAACAGTAAACGGCAATAATGTAGGATCAGATAATGCCACAGAACATCCACAAACAGTAAACGGCAATAATGTAGGATCAGATAATGCCACAGAACATCCACAAACAGTAAATGGCAATAACGTAGGATCAGATAATACTATGAAATATCACCAAATGGGAAATGGCAATAATGACACAGTACCCAATTTTACTGGAAACGATcaagaaatatttaataacatTCGTAGCTTGAGACCAGTGAATCATgaagaattatataaaaataaaatgaacccaataatatataatttacatGGAACACAAAATGGTAATAAAGATGCTGTACCTTATTCCATATCTGTTTCAGATTCTGATTCTGATTCTGATTCTGATATTGAATATTATTCTGATTCTGAATCAAATGGATCAAATAGCAAAACAACCAACGGTAATAGTGAAAATAGTTATGGAGATAGTTCGGATTCGGATAGTGTTTTAAGCTctgcaaataaaaataccaAAGGAGGTTCATATGATGAAgcaaatatgttttatagAGATAATGGTCAAGATAGAgaaacaaaagaaaaattaatgaattCTTCAGAATCGGATGATGAAATAGAAAATCctttacatataaaaatccCAGAAGGAAATATAAACTATCATTTTTCCAATTACAtgaattttgataaaaaaaatatacttatttcCAATGATAcagaattattaaaaatgataggAACTGATTTTTCAATAGGAATGCGTAATTATTGTAGTAAAAAATCAATATCTCCTAAGAAAGGTGATTATTTGGATGTTTCTTTTGAATATtctaaaaaattagaaacCTTAAGAGAAAAGACTCAGCTTAGAGTGTTTAAAAGGAAAGTTAAGTTAATTACTAAAGaaaataacattttaaaacaattagAAAATTCTTTAAAAAGAGAAGAATTATCAGTAGACCAAAAAGATACAAAGTTACCCCCAAAATCTAATGAAgtaaaagatgaaaaaacaTCGGAATTaatcaataaatataataaagtatTAGAAGAGTATATTTGCCATGTACTTTCTAATAACCCTGGGGGATCTCcgtttgaaaaattatattaccATAACCTAGCAATAGGAGAAATAATGAAAcctataaaaacaaaatatagtCATGCAGCAACAAAATCTGTTGCGCtaaattatgaaatttACATACTTTCTTcttcaaatatttatttatttggacatatgctattattatcattagcATATCtttcatataattcatattttacgAAAGGGACGAAATCATTTTATTCAATGGAAACATTGCTGTTAGCAAATTCAGattattccttttttatgcTTAATGAAATGTGTaatgtttattataaacctaataaatcatttaaaaaagatttAACATTTATTCCAATTGAATTAAGACCAGGAAGATATAGTACATATGTCGGAGAAAGAAGAATATTATGTGATACATtagaattaatattaaacgCCGTATCTCTTATAAACATTAATGAAATTTACAacgttttttataaaaataatgttaatggatatgaaaattcagtatctttttcaaataatgcAATAAGAATATTTTCACAAGTTTGTCCTAGACgcaatgaaaaaaatactataaGTTGTAGTTTTGAAGATTCTAatctatataaaaaagtcGTTTCAGAAGATAATATTACTGAAAAAGCAAATCAAAAAGAATTGAAAAGGGCATTCGATCTATTAAATGCATTTAGtgaaatggaaaatacagcaaatgataataataattatcaaCATGGTTCCTATATAAAACTTATTATggaacaaaatttatataccgatttttacaaatatttattttggtaTGAAAATAGGGAGCTAGTAAAACCACGTAAATCCGGCACAGAAATCCAAAACAAATCCgaaatttcaaaatatatttataatcaatatatggaaaatcataaaatattcgaAAGCAAATTTAATGTACTTCCTAGTGGAAATTTGAAAACGAAAGCAATAGTAGCATTTCATTCATTAATAGATAGATATTCagattttattaaaaacaagAAATTACGAAGTCTATacttaaaatttgtttcaTATGCTCGACATTTTCTATTTATGAACAGTACAATCTCATCTATGTCCAGATCGAATATCGAATTTGTTCAAATGATATTAGACGAATTACAAATTCAAACAAACATTCCATTAAAACTTATAGTACGAGGTAATTATTTCAATATGATGGATGATCTAGCTAAAAAGGATAagcttttttatattaatttatttattttatcatcattatcaAGAAAAAATCCAGTTAAAAGCTATTATAATGGAAAGCGAGAACTGTTAAAAGTCTCACTTTCTGAAAAATTTGCGACATCTACATCGGCTTTTATTCCCCATAAACTTCGAAGACTTGTAATTGGAATGAAAAAGggatttttaaaaaaaaaattgttaaaatctttaatgaaaaatcgACTTTTACAACATATACCAGTAAATCTGTTAGAAAATATCATGACTACTTTCCGATTCACAACACATTCTTTCGCAACGACCGCATTAGCTCAAAATGCAGATCGTGGATTAGCTCGTTTAAGTTATAAAGACAAAAATCCATCTGAATTTGTAAAATCTGTCTTTACTAAAGGAGGTTTTCCACAATATGCTGATAAATTAATGGGGGAATGGTTTTCCAAAGGTTttgaagaatataaaaaagaaaaaattgagAATCTAAATTTGGAAAATGAACTCGACAAGGAACTAAATAATTTCAAAAGAGTGGCTGCTCCTTATTTAGCACTCCAAAATATTTCTGTGGATACGGTTGATACATCATTGggagataaaaaaatcaataaattaatttataatgaaaacGACAAATGGgatcattatataaataaagaatatgtAAAGGCCTTAAGTGCATGGATAGATCTTAATAAAGAAGAAGGTATTGTTAATCCAAGCATATTTCAGGCTGTACAAGATAGTAAATACCTTTTGGAAAACAACATAGAggataacatatttttttctcgaACTGCTAAACCAACTAAACAATCAGGTTTTAGAAATGCACTTAATAAAACTCTTTCTCTTGGAAAAATGCTTTTAAGAAAACCTAGCTTTAAAGTGGATCATGCAGTGTGGTTTGGGGCCactataaatatgaaaaagggATTAgctttattaaaaaaagttagcGAATTACATAAATTAATACGAAATGAAGATGAATCATGGTTAATTAATGAGGCTTTTATGGAAATTGTCGATcacataattttaatgaCCACACCTAGTAAAATATCATTCCATGCAGGCTATTTAAGAAATCCAGCAATGCCTGTTATTAATCCATTTTATCATGAACTTTCACATGAAGAAAGAATAAAGGAAATACAAGATTATATGTGTTATGACCATTGTTCGTCATTATGGAAAATGTTATCAACATTTGCGTTacatcatttaaaaaatccaGATAGTTTACAAACTtatgaagaaaaatttTCTAAGAATTCATTAGGTAACCAAATGACTGATAAAGATTTTGtcaacaattttaaaatgataCTCGGAGGAGACGCTgcattacatttttatgataatttaCTTCCAAAATCAATGAAAAAAGACCTAAAATCTATGAAATATGGTGtatcattatcattttcatattcacTCAAATTAGCAAAAATGGTTTTTGGTGAAATGCAATTACCTCATTTAAGTCACATGTTTTATGCACAAGCTCCATATTTTGGTCATTTTATTGGAAAATGGCAAAAAGAAAGACAACAAGGTAGATTAAAAGAAGTTTTCGCAGCTATGACATTAGGAACTTTATCGACGTATACTATGTTAAGTGCTATGGATATAACACAACACGCTAAAGATATTGGTATGGGACCTAGTACTAGCTGCTATACATCTCTTGTACCACCACCAAAAAGTATATGTATACAACAAACTGTTAAAGCTGTATTAACTAATTCAACATTAACATCTATGAAGAGTGTCTTCTCGGTTGGTTTATTTGCTGCAATTACACCATACTTATTTGCCCCTATGGCCGGTTTAGCTGCATGGGGCGTATTAAAATCTCAATTTAAAGTAGTAAATAGAATTGATATGGCACTTAAGGGAGCattcaaaaatatgtgGAACAAGTTTATGTCATTAAAAGGTATCCGCAgattaaaaagaatattcagaagaataaaattgttaagGAGAAAagtgataaaaaatgctGAACAAAAATTAGAAGCAATAGAACAAAATCCAGATGCTGACCATAATCATAAAGTAGCCGTCCAAAAAATCCATAACCCTACAAAGGGTAATTATCACTATATATCTTATGCCAAAATCGCAATATAA
- a CDS encoding DER1-like protein, putative, which produces MKMCIFFYVLLFFIYINGIQDVRVECRKEYHIKKIPNGITNKLIYNEIRGKNSNSINSVIYKRNILFHIRIPKKTLQGRNLFSNDIRNKKINEFLQKKKNSCYLHINSDVNEIKKKRDKLLKDVLLNAKQLQEYINNLKSTLLHKYKDTKIITKFFLSTSFLVMVLNLFGLRPEDIALHDKRIIRAFEFYRIITSALFYGDISLYVLTNIYMLYLQSQELEKSVGSSEALAFYLSQITILSTICSFMKKPFYSTALLKSLLFTNCMLNPYNKSNLIFGINIYNMYLPYLSIVIDILHAQDFNASLSGILGVISGAIYYFSNIYLLEKCNTKFFKIPQILRNYLDSFNTDEFVF; this is translated from the coding sequence atgaaaatgtgtatttttttttacgtgttattattttttatatacatcaATGGGATACAAGATGTTCGCGTTGAATGCAGAAAAGAATAtcatataaagaaaataccCAATGGCATTACGAATaagttaatatataatgaaattagGGGAAAAAATTCAAACAGTATAAACAGcgtaatttataaaagaaatattctTTTCCATATAAGAATCCCCAAAAAAACGCTTCAAGGACGCAATTTATTTAGTAATGATAttcgaaataaaaaaatcaatgAATTtctgcaaaaaaaaaaaaattcatgtTACCTACACATAAATAGTGATGttaatgaaattaaaaaaaagagagaTAAACTCCTAAAAGATGTTTTATTAAACGCTAAGCAATTAcaagaatatattaataatttaaaatcaaCATTacttcataaatataaagatacaaaaattataacaaaattttttttatcaacatCTTTTCTAGTTATGGTActtaatttatttggttTAAGACCTGAAGATATTGCATTACACGATAAGAGAATTATAAGAGCTTTTGAGTTTTATAGAATTATAACATCTGCTTTGTTTTATGGCGAcatttcattatatgtattaacaaatatttatatgctttATTTACAAAGCCAAGAGTTAGAAAAATCTGTAGGATCATCAGAAGCCCttgctttttatttatcacAAATTACGATATTATCTACTATTTGTTCTTTTATGAAGAAGCCATTTTATTCAACAGCGTTGTTAaaatctttattatttacaaattgTATGCTAAACCCATATAATAAATCGAACTTAATATTtggtataaatatatacaatatgtATTTGCCTTATTTATCAATTGTTATTGATATTTTGCATGCTCAAGATTTTAACGCTTCCTTATCTGGAATATTGGGTGTAATAAGTGGagctatttattatttttcaaatatttatttattggaaaaatgcaatacaaaattttttaaaattccCCAAATATTAAGGAATTACCTTGATTCATTCAATACTGAtgaatttgttttttaa